A region from the Prionailurus viverrinus isolate Anna chromosome E2, UM_Priviv_1.0, whole genome shotgun sequence genome encodes:
- the DMAC2 gene encoding distal membrane-arm assembly complex protein 2 isoform X2 — protein MAAPKASLHLVAPVWNGGTRGIGGLSRVVAPEGNQKKGRLLLQFLADRFYDVEALRDHLLRKRVSKVHQKNRPFNHINQRYGPYVAGAYFILKQGGAVRFQGREWIRPNQRGHFSLDFLKLQAVPVEAVDASGCAINYQGLDNLLALKELQSLWLQRCPHVDDWCLSRLHPLASSLQELSLAGCPRVSERGLACLHHLWNLRRLDISDLPAVSSPGLTRILVEEMLPSCEVLGADWAQGLKLGPEEQPRDTAGPTPA, from the exons ATGGCGGCGCCCAAGGCG TCCCTGCACCTGGTGGCCCCAGTATGGAATGGGGGTACCAGGGGCATCGGTGGCCTGAGCAGGGTGGTGGCCCCTGAGGGCAATCAGAAGAAGGGGAGGTTGCTGCTCCAGTTCCTGGCTGACCGCTTCTATGACGTGGAGGCTCTCAGGGACCACCTGCTCCGAAAGCGGGTGTCGAAGGTGCACCAGAAAAATCG ACCCTTCAACCACATCAACCAGCGATACGGTCCCTACGTCGCGGGTGCCTATTTCATCCTGAAGCAGGGAGGCGCGGTCAG GTTTCAGGGCAGGGAGTGGATCCGGCCAAATCAGCGTGGCCACTTCTCTCTGGACTTCTTGAAGTTGCAGGCGGTGCCCGTAGAGGCCGTCGATGCCAGCGGCTGTGCCATCAACTACCAAGGCCTGGACAACCTCT TGGCCCTGAAGGAGCTCCAGTCCCTGTGGCTGCAGCGCTGCCCCCACGTGGATGACTGGTGTCTCAGCCGCCTCCACCCACTGGCCAGCTCGCTGCAGGAGCTCTCGCTGGCCGGCTGTCCCCGAGTCTCTGAACGGGGCCTCGCCTGCCTCCACCACCTCTG GAACCTCCGCAGACTGGACATCTCGGACCTCCCTGCCGTGTCCAGTCCGGGCCTCACTCGGATCCTGGTGGAAGAGATGCTTCCTAGTTGCGAGGTCCTGGGGGCCGACTGGGCCCAGGGCCTCAAGCTGGGGCCAGAGGAGCAGCCTCGGGACACAGCCGGCCCCACCCCTGCCTAG
- the DMAC2 gene encoding distal membrane-arm assembly complex protein 2 isoform X1, which yields MSPQIEACSAVSAFRVSVNTQEARSKRQQKASPTKARDGIADTQPLGVGKDRTLQAQRLLSHPPQSLHLVAPVWNGGTRGIGGLSRVVAPEGNQKKGRLLLQFLADRFYDVEALRDHLLRKRVSKVHQKNRPFNHINQRYGPYVAGAYFILKQGGAVRFQGREWIRPNQRGHFSLDFLKLQAVPVEAVDASGCAINYQGLDNLLALKELQSLWLQRCPHVDDWCLSRLHPLASSLQELSLAGCPRVSERGLACLHHLWNLRRLDISDLPAVSSPGLTRILVEEMLPSCEVLGADWAQGLKLGPEEQPRDTAGPTPA from the exons ATGAGCCCCCAGATTGAAGCCTGCTCTGCTGTCTCAGCCTTCAGGGTTTCTGTCAACACCCAGGAAGCAAGGAGCAAGAGGCAGCAGAAGGCCTCTCCCACTAAGGCTCGCGATGGGATCGCAGACACGCAGCCTCTGGGGGTCGGGAAGGATCG GACACTCCAGGCTCAGCGTCTCCTTTCCCATCCTCCCCAGTCCCTGCACCTGGTGGCCCCAGTATGGAATGGGGGTACCAGGGGCATCGGTGGCCTGAGCAGGGTGGTGGCCCCTGAGGGCAATCAGAAGAAGGGGAGGTTGCTGCTCCAGTTCCTGGCTGACCGCTTCTATGACGTGGAGGCTCTCAGGGACCACCTGCTCCGAAAGCGGGTGTCGAAGGTGCACCAGAAAAATCG ACCCTTCAACCACATCAACCAGCGATACGGTCCCTACGTCGCGGGTGCCTATTTCATCCTGAAGCAGGGAGGCGCGGTCAG GTTTCAGGGCAGGGAGTGGATCCGGCCAAATCAGCGTGGCCACTTCTCTCTGGACTTCTTGAAGTTGCAGGCGGTGCCCGTAGAGGCCGTCGATGCCAGCGGCTGTGCCATCAACTACCAAGGCCTGGACAACCTCT TGGCCCTGAAGGAGCTCCAGTCCCTGTGGCTGCAGCGCTGCCCCCACGTGGATGACTGGTGTCTCAGCCGCCTCCACCCACTGGCCAGCTCGCTGCAGGAGCTCTCGCTGGCCGGCTGTCCCCGAGTCTCTGAACGGGGCCTCGCCTGCCTCCACCACCTCTG GAACCTCCGCAGACTGGACATCTCGGACCTCCCTGCCGTGTCCAGTCCGGGCCTCACTCGGATCCTGGTGGAAGAGATGCTTCCTAGTTGCGAGGTCCTGGGGGCCGACTGGGCCCAGGGCCTCAAGCTGGGGCCAGAGGAGCAGCCTCGGGACACAGCCGGCCCCACCCCTGCCTAG
- the ERICH4 gene encoding glutamate-rich protein 4 encodes MELWRQLRQAGLMPPGLGPLPHALRAPLPVRRAGQTLSFPGVDTAGARESLLWILEELGRLRQVDVQLLGQLCSLGLEMGALREDLVTFLEEEESLVEEEEDEEEPEGKQEEGHLGVSFSAPGHQLPDFDFEMTI; translated from the exons ATGGAACTGTGGAGGCAACTGAGGCAGGCGGGACTGATGCCCCCAGGACTGGGCCCACTTCCCCACGCCCTGAGGGCCCCCCTGCCAGTGAGGAGAGCTGGCCAGACCCTCTCGTTCCCAGGAGTAGACACTGCAGGTGCCAGGGAGAGTCTGCTGTGGATCTTGGAGGAGCTG GGGCGCCTCCGCCAAGTGGACGTCCAGCTGCTGGGCCAGCTGTGCAGCCTGGGGCTGGAGATGGGCGCTCTGCGGGAGGACCTGGTCAccttcctggaagaggaggagagcctcgtggaggaagaggaggacgagGAAGAGCCCgaggggaagcaggaggagggacACTTGGGGGTCTCCTTCTCAGCCCCAGGCCACCAACTCCCGGACTTTGACTTTGAGATGACGATCTGA